GCTCCACGTGCCCAGCGTGTTCCACTTGCCGCCGTTCACCTGCTGGTTGGCGCTGGCCCGGCCCACCTCGGTGCCCGAGGCGTTGTAGGCGATGTACGGCGCCGTCGTGGAGCGGTTGTCCAGGTCAGTCCACCAGGCGTCGACAGTCTTGCTCGCCGCGGCGGGAAGGTAGAACCAGAACACGGCCGGGTCCGACACGGCGCCGGTGGGAGCGTGGTAGTAGCCGCCGCCGTAGTACTCGGGGATGTTGTCGGACTGCGTCCACCCGGTGCCGATTTCGAACTTCTCCTTGGCGGGATCGTTCAGGCTGTTGTTGTTATCGACGATCAGCGCCTCGCCCGCGTCGCAGGCCGTGTTGATGCGGCTCATGTAGTCCGTCCACGGCCAGTTGGCGCCGGGGTCGGTGCGGTCGTACGGCTGCAGCCGCGCATGGCTGACGATGTGGTTGCGGTCGCGCGGTACGTCGTGGCGCTTGCTGATCTGGCAGGCCAGGATGGCGGATTCGCGGATCTGCCCCGAGGGCCACGAGGTCTGCGAGGCGTAGCCCGCGTGCTCGATGCCCACGGTGAAGTAGTTGCTCTGCACGCCGTCCCACCGGCAGTCGGTGCTGTTGTTGCGCGAGCAGTAGTAGGTGGCGCCCACGTGCCACGCCTTCTGGCTCTCGTACACCAGCTTGCTGATCTCGCTGCCGGTGGTATTGACGACGTAGTGGGCGCTGGCCTGGGCAGACGAGTTGGTCAGCCAGCTCCAGCAGCTGCTGTAGCTGCTTTCGCACGAGTGGATGACCACCATGTGCACGGGATAGGTGCCGCGCGAGCTGTAGTTGGGGGACGGGCGCCAGACCACGCTCGCGGAGAGCGTCGCTCCCATGCGAGGACCGGAGGGCGCGGGCGCCACCGCCGGGCGCGGGAAACCGGGGGCGACGCGGCGCGCGCCGAGCGTGGCGCGTCCGCCGGCCTGGTCCGCGGGCACACCGGCGTTCAGCACCGCGTACACGCCGTCGTGCACGTACGCCGCCTGCCCCTCGGGCGCGACGATGCCGCTGTAGCGCGCCACGGCCGGCGCCCACGCGGCGTAGTCGGCGCGGTTGACCTGCAGCTCGTCGGCGAGCGAGGCGAGTACGGCGGCGGCGGCGCGGATGTTGGCCTCGGGGCGAAAGCGCGCCTCCGCCGCGGACACGCCGGCCAGGGCGGCGCCACGCTCCAAGTGCGCGCCGCGCAGGGCCATGACGCCGAACGCGCGCGGCTGGCCGATGAACTCCGCCTCGCCGCGCACCATCTGCCACCCGGTTTCGGCGAATCCCACCGCCTTCAGCAGGTCTGCCGGCACGCCGAACTCGGCGGCGGCGCCGTTGAAGAGGGGGTCCAGCTGAAGTTGCCCGTCTTCCGCGACGGGCGCGGCGCGGGGCGTGGTGGGCTGGTCGGCGCAGGCGGCGAGCACGCCGGCCGCCAGGGAGGCCAACGCGAGGACACGGAAGGGACGCATGCGGGTCCTTTCAAGAGGAGAAACCGGTCTGCCGGGAGCCCGCCAGGACCGCAGTTTCAGGACCCGCGATCGACGCCGCGGGTGCGCCCGCGCAACCGCGTGGGGCGGCACGGCTTGCGGGATATTTCCCGGTTTCGCGCGAGGATGCGCGCACCGCACCGACTGCACCGTCGCGGTGCGCATTGCCCCAGAGCGGTGCACACGTCGCGCTGAGCCGAACTTAAAATCCGCGATCTTTGCCGCGGCCCCGTTCAGGGGCAGCCTGAACTGGTCATGAACTGGTAGATCTGGAAGCTGCCATCGCGCGTAACGGGAACGTACACGACCTCGAGCCCGGCCCCGGTCTCCCCATACG
This genomic window from Longimicrobium sp. contains:
- a CDS encoding N-acetylmuramoyl-L-alanine amidase, which produces MRPFRVLALASLAAGVLAACADQPTTPRAAPVAEDGQLQLDPLFNGAAAEFGVPADLLKAVGFAETGWQMVRGEAEFIGQPRAFGVMALRGAHLERGAALAGVSAAEARFRPEANIRAAAAVLASLADELQVNRADYAAWAPAVARYSGIVAPEGQAAYVHDGVYAVLNAGVPADQAGGRATLGARRVAPGFPRPAVAPAPSGPRMGATLSASVVWRPSPNYSSRGTYPVHMVVIHSCESSYSSCWSWLTNSSAQASAHYVVNTTGSEISKLVYESQKAWHVGATYYCSRNNSTDCRWDGVQSNYFTVGIEHAGYASQTSWPSGQIRESAILACQISKRHDVPRDRNHIVSHARLQPYDRTDPGANWPWTDYMSRINTACDAGEALIVDNNNSLNDPAKEKFEIGTGWTQSDNIPEYYGGGYYHAPTGAVSDPAVFWFYLPAAASKTVDAWWTDLDNRSTTAPYIAYNASGTEVGRASANQQVNGGKWNTLGTWSFTAGWNKIILSRWTTEGSFVVADAVRIR